A single region of the Arthrobacter sp. zg-Y820 genome encodes:
- a CDS encoding acetoin utilization protein AcuC yields MLDYNFGLGHPMSPLRLDLTARLARDLGIFDLPGVSLGEPFVASDQELGTVHGSEYIAGVRSVSADPGSTNEKYGLGTEDNPAFAGMHDASARLVGGSLAAADAVLSGDVLHAVNFGGGMHHAAAEHASGFCIYNDAAAAVARLLAGGANKVLYIDVDAHHGDGTQSIFWNDPRVMTISLHESGLTLFPGTGFANETGGPGAEGTAVNVALPARTGDSGWLRAFHAVVPQLAEAFAPDVIVSQHGCDSHTDDPLTNLRLSVDTQRQAALTIADLASTLCGGRWIATGGGGYNVVSVVPRSWSLLMSVAANGRIRCNTPVPEPWREYVKERYGEDSPPLMGDGIELWWRSWEVGYDPNDEIDRTVMATRKEVFPLHGLDPWFD; encoded by the coding sequence ATGCTGGACTACAACTTTGGGCTTGGCCATCCCATGAGTCCGCTGCGCCTGGACCTCACCGCCAGGCTGGCAAGGGACCTGGGGATCTTTGACCTGCCGGGCGTGTCCCTGGGCGAGCCGTTCGTGGCCAGTGACCAGGAGCTCGGGACGGTGCACGGCAGCGAGTACATTGCCGGGGTCCGCAGCGTCAGCGCGGATCCGGGGTCCACCAATGAAAAGTATGGGCTCGGCACCGAGGACAATCCGGCTTTCGCCGGCATGCATGACGCCAGTGCGCGGCTCGTGGGCGGTTCGCTGGCCGCGGCCGACGCCGTCCTCTCCGGCGATGTGCTGCACGCCGTGAACTTCGGCGGCGGCATGCATCACGCGGCCGCCGAGCACGCCTCTGGTTTCTGCATCTACAACGACGCCGCGGCCGCCGTCGCCCGGCTGCTCGCCGGCGGTGCCAACAAGGTCCTCTACATCGACGTCGACGCCCACCACGGCGACGGCACCCAGAGCATCTTCTGGAACGACCCCCGGGTCATGACGATTTCCCTGCATGAAAGCGGGCTGACGCTCTTCCCGGGCACCGGCTTCGCCAATGAGACCGGCGGCCCCGGCGCGGAAGGAACGGCAGTCAACGTTGCGCTGCCGGCCAGGACGGGCGACAGCGGTTGGCTGCGGGCCTTCCATGCAGTGGTTCCGCAACTGGCTGAGGCTTTTGCCCCGGACGTGATCGTGAGTCAGCATGGCTGCGACAGCCACACCGATGATCCGCTGACCAACCTCCGGCTCAGCGTGGACACCCAGCGGCAGGCGGCCCTGACGATCGCCGACCTTGCATCCACCCTCTGCGGCGGACGGTGGATCGCCACGGGCGGCGGGGGATACAACGTGGTTTCCGTGGTGCCGCGGTCCTGGAGCCTGCTGATGTCAGTGGCGGCCAACGGCCGCATCCGGTGCAACACCCCGGTCCCCGAACCGTGGCGGGAGTACGTCAAGGAGCGGTACGGGGAGGATTCCCCGCCGCTGATGGGCGACGGGATTGAGCTGTGGTGGCGGTCCTGGGAAGTCGGCTACGACCCCAACGACGAGATCGACCGCACGGTGATGGCCACCCGCAAGGAAGTCTTTCCGCTGCATGGCCTTGATCCCTGGTTCGACTAG
- a CDS encoding potassium transporter TrkG, with protein sequence MAPIRQPRLQLRQLNPLRAFSALRDFVDALAASSPARLALIVFALVILLFTALLSLPASSSSGDVTPLHDALFTAVSAVCVTGLTVVSTATHWSGFGQVLILIAIQVGGLGILTMASLLALAVNRRLGVRGKLIAQEGMNTGRLGEVGSLLRIVVTTTVAIELVLALIMAPRFMILGESPGQAIWHAVFYSISAFNNAGFTPHSDGLVPYDEDLWILGPLMAGVFLGSLGFPVIMVLLQSKFHVKQWNLHTKLTLLVTTILLVGGSVLWGAFEWFNTATIGDMNVADRILHSVFASVMTRSGGFNLVDMSDLDSSTLVITDMLMFAGGGSASTAGGIKVTTLAVIFLAIVAEARGDSDVRAFGRTIAYSAMRVAISVVVLGATLVAVATVALLAITAETLEPVLFEVISAFATVGLSTGLSEALPPAGKYLLAALMFAGRVGTITLAAALATRQRNTLYHYPEERPIIG encoded by the coding sequence ATGGCACCCATCCGGCAGCCCCGGCTGCAGCTGCGGCAGCTAAACCCCTTGCGGGCGTTCTCCGCGCTGCGCGACTTCGTGGATGCCCTGGCTGCCAGTTCCCCCGCCCGGCTGGCCCTGATTGTCTTCGCCCTGGTGATCCTGCTGTTCACCGCCCTGCTGTCGCTGCCTGCCTCGTCGAGCAGCGGTGACGTCACTCCCCTGCACGACGCCCTCTTCACCGCAGTGTCGGCTGTCTGCGTCACCGGGCTGACCGTGGTGTCCACCGCCACGCACTGGTCCGGCTTCGGGCAGGTGCTGATCCTGATCGCCATCCAGGTGGGCGGGCTGGGCATCCTGACCATGGCATCGCTGCTGGCCCTGGCCGTGAACCGGCGGCTGGGCGTGCGCGGAAAGCTGATTGCCCAGGAAGGCATGAACACCGGCCGCCTGGGGGAAGTCGGTTCGCTGCTGCGCATCGTGGTCACCACCACCGTGGCGATCGAGCTGGTGCTGGCCTTGATCATGGCCCCCCGGTTCATGATTCTGGGAGAGTCCCCCGGCCAGGCAATCTGGCATGCCGTGTTCTATTCAATCTCCGCGTTCAACAACGCCGGCTTCACCCCGCACTCGGACGGGCTGGTGCCGTACGACGAAGATCTGTGGATCCTCGGGCCGCTGATGGCGGGGGTTTTCCTGGGCAGCCTCGGCTTCCCGGTGATCATGGTCCTGCTGCAGAGCAAATTCCACGTCAAGCAATGGAATCTGCACACCAAGCTCACACTGCTTGTCACTACCATTCTGCTGGTCGGCGGCAGCGTCCTTTGGGGCGCCTTCGAATGGTTCAACACCGCCACCATCGGCGACATGAACGTGGCGGACCGGATCCTGCATTCGGTGTTCGCCTCCGTGATGACCCGGTCCGGCGGCTTCAACCTGGTGGACATGTCCGACCTGGATTCCAGCACGCTGGTCATCACCGACATGCTCATGTTCGCCGGCGGCGGCTCTGCCTCCACCGCCGGCGGCATCAAGGTCACCACCCTGGCCGTCATCTTCCTGGCGATCGTGGCCGAAGCCCGCGGTGACTCCGATGTGCGGGCCTTCGGCAGGACCATTGCGTACAGCGCAATGCGGGTGGCCATCTCGGTGGTCGTCCTCGGCGCCACCCTGGTGGCCGTGGCCACGGTGGCGCTGCTGGCCATCACCGCTGAGACGCTGGAGCCGGTCCTGTTCGAGGTGATTTCCGCCTTTGCCACGGTTGGGCTGAGCACGGGACTGAGCGAAGCGTTGCCGCCGGCCGGCAAATACCTGCTCGCCGCCCTCATGTTCGCCGGCCGCGTGGGTACCATTACCCTGGCCGCGGCCCTGGCAACCCGGCAGCGCAACACGCTGTACCACTACCCCGAAGAAAGGCCAATCATTGGCTGA
- a CDS encoding TrkA family potassium uptake protein, producing MADRPAHNAPVLVIGLGRFGSATAEQLVKQGREVLAIERDPSLVQKASSLLTHVVQADATNIDALKQLGAQDFSSAVVGVGTSIESSVLITVNLVDLGIEHLWVKAITSAHGKILTRIGANHVIYPEADAGRRAAHLVGGRMLDFIEFDDDFAIVKMYPPRETQGFTLGESNVRSKYGVTVVGVKSPGEDFTYARADTRVSSRDMLIVSGHVDLLERFAARP from the coding sequence TTGGCTGACAGACCAGCTCACAACGCTCCCGTCCTCGTCATCGGATTGGGACGCTTTGGCTCCGCCACCGCTGAACAGCTGGTTAAGCAGGGCCGCGAAGTCCTCGCCATCGAGCGCGATCCGAGCCTGGTCCAGAAGGCGTCAAGCCTCCTGACCCACGTGGTGCAGGCCGACGCCACCAACATCGATGCCCTCAAGCAGCTGGGCGCGCAGGACTTTTCCTCCGCCGTCGTCGGCGTCGGCACCTCCATCGAATCCAGTGTGCTGATCACCGTGAACCTGGTGGATCTGGGCATCGAGCACCTCTGGGTCAAGGCGATCACTTCCGCGCACGGCAAGATCCTGACCCGGATCGGCGCCAACCACGTGATTTATCCGGAGGCCGACGCCGGCCGGCGCGCGGCGCACCTGGTCGGCGGCCGCATGCTGGACTTCATCGAGTTCGACGACGACTTCGCCATCGTGAAGATGTATCCGCCCCGGGAAACCCAGGGCTTCACGCTGGGCGAGTCCAACGTGCGCTCCAAGTACGGGGTCACCGTGGTGGGCGTGAAGTCACCCGGTGAGGACTTCACCTACGCGCGGGCAGACACCAGGGTGTCGTCCCGCGACATGCTGATTGTCTCCGGACACGTGGACCTGCTCGAGCGGTTCGCCGCCCGCCCCTAG
- the proC gene encoding pyrroline-5-carboxylate reductase — MDTGHTHLTFLGCGSMNEAILGGILAGGMPPAQVSATVRRPERAAELRGRYAGLTVLASNDDPEANRTAAAGADVVVVGVKPVGVAALLAEIAPALRPGTVVISVAAAVSLELLEAGLPAGQPVIRSMPNTPSRLGRGVVSISAGTNATEATMALAAELLSATGRVVQVPEEQVDAVSAVSGSGPAYAFYLAEAMARAGVELGLDPELSAVLARDTVAGAGYMLAEPGADAGVLRRAVTSPNGTTEAAIRSFDEQGLPDVVARGARAAAERAAEITAELSAAQK, encoded by the coding sequence ATGGATACCGGACATACCCACCTGACCTTTTTGGGCTGCGGCTCAATGAACGAAGCCATTCTTGGCGGAATCCTCGCCGGCGGGATGCCGCCCGCACAGGTGAGCGCCACCGTGCGGCGCCCCGAACGGGCAGCCGAACTGCGCGGACGCTACGCCGGCCTCACCGTGCTGGCCAGCAACGATGACCCGGAAGCCAACCGCACCGCGGCAGCGGGCGCCGACGTCGTCGTCGTCGGCGTGAAGCCGGTGGGCGTCGCGGCGCTCTTGGCGGAAATCGCCCCAGCCCTGCGTCCGGGCACCGTGGTGATCAGCGTGGCCGCGGCTGTCTCCCTGGAGCTGTTGGAAGCGGGGCTTCCCGCCGGCCAGCCCGTCATCCGCTCCATGCCCAACACGCCGTCCCGGCTGGGCCGCGGCGTCGTGTCCATCTCCGCCGGCACCAACGCCACCGAGGCCACCATGGCGCTGGCCGCCGAGCTCTTGTCCGCCACCGGCCGTGTGGTCCAGGTGCCGGAAGAGCAGGTCGACGCCGTGTCCGCCGTGAGCGGCTCCGGTCCGGCCTACGCCTTTTACCTGGCCGAAGCCATGGCCCGCGCCGGCGTGGAGCTGGGCCTGGATCCCGAGCTCTCGGCGGTCCTCGCCCGCGACACCGTCGCCGGTGCCGGCTACATGCTCGCCGAGCCGGGCGCCGATGCCGGTGTGCTGCGCCGCGCCGTGACCAGCCCCAACGGCACCACCGAGGCCGCCATCCGCAGCTTCGACGAGCAGGGACTGCCCGATGTCGTGGCCCGCGGGGCCCGTGCCGCCGCCGAGCGGGCAGCGGAGATCACCGCGGAGCTCTCGGCCGCGCAGAAGTAG
- a CDS encoding sugar phosphate isomerase/epimerase, with protein sequence MTTSPEISLTEEDTAPFIPVALSSASVYPLSVHDTFAVAHDLGYDGVEIMVTGSNDSQNPQILSALSERYSQPIMAIHAPTLLLTQQVWGKAWTKIELSAAMAAEVGAKTVVAHPPFRWQSGYAENFAEGVRHIAEQYGVTIAVENMYPWRVRGREAKAYLPHWNPVTEPYEHVTWDFSHAAIAGMDSYEELRKLGSRLRHVHLTDGTPNGRDEHMLPGEGTQRCAEALQYLSETGYTGVVAIEVSTRKVKGAGEREDQLKQTLDFARMNLGQISE encoded by the coding sequence ATGACCACGTCACCAGAGATTTCCCTGACGGAAGAGGACACCGCCCCGTTCATCCCGGTGGCCCTGTCCAGCGCCTCCGTCTATCCGCTGAGCGTGCACGACACCTTCGCCGTCGCCCACGACCTGGGCTACGACGGCGTGGAGATCATGGTTACCGGCAGCAACGACAGCCAAAACCCGCAGATCCTGAGCGCACTCAGCGAGCGCTACTCACAGCCCATCATGGCCATTCACGCGCCCACCCTGCTGCTGACCCAGCAGGTCTGGGGCAAGGCCTGGACCAAGATTGAGCTGTCCGCCGCGATGGCCGCCGAGGTGGGGGCCAAGACAGTGGTGGCGCATCCGCCGTTCCGCTGGCAGTCCGGCTACGCGGAGAACTTCGCCGAGGGCGTGCGGCACATCGCCGAGCAGTACGGCGTAACCATTGCCGTGGAGAACATGTACCCGTGGCGGGTCCGCGGCCGCGAAGCCAAGGCCTACCTGCCGCACTGGAATCCGGTGACGGAACCCTACGAGCATGTCACCTGGGACTTCTCCCATGCCGCGATCGCCGGGATGGATTCCTATGAGGAACTGCGCAAGCTCGGCTCCCGCCTGCGTCACGTGCACCTGACCGACGGCACGCCCAACGGGCGCGACGAGCACATGCTGCCCGGTGAAGGCACCCAGCGCTGCGCCGAAGCCCTGCAGTACCTGAGCGAAACGGGGTACACCGGCGTGGTGGCCATTGAAGTGAGTACCCGCAAGGTCAAGGGCGCCGGCGAGCGGGAGGACCAGCTAAAGCAGACCCTGGACTTCGCCCGCATGAACCTGGGCCAGATCTCGGAGTAG
- a CDS encoding Ppx/GppA family phosphatase translates to MRLGVLDIGSNTVHLLLVDAHPGARPVPFASHKRPLSLIAYLDDDGAITEAGQRELIGFVAEAGEFARRHRAQDLLSFCTSAIREAPNGAAVLARVEAETTVRLKELSGADEASLTFLAVRRWYGWGAGTLLDLDIGGGSFEMAQGADELPETALSLPLGAGRLTRDWLPGDPPTAKSIKKLRKHIRAAVQEAAAEFAACGRPNLAVGTSKTFRSLARITGAAPSAAGPYVRRQLQRTDLGLWTKRLETMSISDRSNLDGVSPIRASQVLAGAMTAHAAMEAFDLPVLEICPWALREGLILQRFDTLRFESDGPLPDSPLPDSRLPERVPEMAPLTATSTESPAE, encoded by the coding sequence ATGCGCTTAGGAGTCCTCGACATCGGGTCCAACACCGTCCACCTGCTGCTGGTGGACGCGCATCCGGGTGCCCGGCCGGTGCCGTTTGCCTCCCACAAGCGGCCGCTGTCGCTGATCGCCTACCTCGACGACGACGGCGCCATCACCGAAGCGGGGCAGCGCGAGTTGATCGGCTTCGTGGCGGAAGCCGGGGAGTTTGCCCGCCGCCACCGCGCCCAGGACCTGCTCTCCTTCTGCACCTCGGCGATCCGGGAAGCACCCAACGGTGCGGCCGTGCTCGCCCGGGTGGAGGCCGAAACCACTGTCCGGCTGAAGGAACTGAGCGGCGCCGACGAGGCGTCGCTGACCTTCCTGGCCGTCCGCCGCTGGTACGGCTGGGGCGCCGGCACCCTGCTGGACCTGGACATCGGCGGGGGATCCTTCGAAATGGCGCAGGGCGCCGACGAACTTCCCGAGACCGCGCTGTCCCTGCCGCTGGGTGCCGGACGGCTGACCCGCGACTGGCTTCCGGGCGATCCGCCCACGGCCAAGAGCATCAAGAAGCTGCGCAAGCACATCCGGGCAGCGGTGCAGGAAGCCGCGGCGGAGTTTGCTGCCTGCGGCCGTCCGAACCTCGCCGTCGGCACGTCCAAGACCTTCCGCTCGCTGGCCCGCATCACCGGTGCCGCCCCGTCCGCTGCCGGGCCCTACGTGCGCCGCCAGCTGCAGCGCACCGACCTCGGACTGTGGACCAAGCGCCTGGAAACCATGAGCATCAGCGACCGCAGCAACCTCGACGGCGTGTCCCCGATCCGCGCGTCGCAGGTGCTCGCCGGTGCCATGACGGCCCACGCGGCCATGGAAGCCTTCGATCTTCCGGTGCTCGAGATCTGCCCCTGGGCGCTGCGCGAGGGGCTGATCCTGCAGCGCTTCGACACCCTGCGCTTCGAATCAGACGGCCCGCTGCCGGACAGCCCCCTGCCGGACAGCCGCCTCCCGGAACGGGTGCCGGAGATGGCGCCCCTGACAGCCACTTCTACGGAAAGTCCAGCTGAATGA
- the topA gene encoding type I DNA topoisomerase: protein MPVKASDKKTGKKLVIVESPAKGKTIAGYLGEGFEVTASMGHIRDLPQPSDLPAELKKTGVGKFAVDLDNDFEPYYVVSADKKKKVAELKAALKDADELYLATDGDREGEAIAWHLLQVLKPKVPVHRLTFPEITKEAIQRALLEMRDVDVAMVDAQETRRILDRLYGYEISPVLWRKVARGLSAGRVQSVATRLVVERERERMAFRPASYWDLLGTFATDAAESFKAKLVSVDGARVATGKDFSDLGQLKAKSVAHLDEAAATSLAANLASASFSVRSVDTKPYTRRPAAPFTTSTLQQEAGRKLRYSSKVTMQVAQRLYENGYITYMRTDSPALSDQAINAARRQASELYGPEYVPEARRVYKGKSKNAQEAHEAIRPAGDSFRTPAQVASSLRGDEFKLYELIWKRTVASQMADAKGSTASVRLGAVASDGRDAEFSASGTVITFRGFMAAYEEGRDAARDDDAEGTEGARLPVLKADDALTAADLNAVGHETSPPPRYTEASLVKVLEELGIGRPSTYAATISTIMDRGYVTNRGQALVPSWIAFSVVRLLEEHFTNYVDYDFTAELEEDLDRIARGEAGRVEWLNQFYYGDRVDTGLHTIVNDLGEIDAKAINSIEIAPGITLRVGKFGPYLERPLPADAPEGTEPERANVPEDLAPDELTAEKAIELMETAGPEERVLGEDPETGRTIVARNGRYGPYVIELIPEVTAEELANQPVEYYKNGKPKPPKKPVKAKPRTGSLFKTMSVETVTLEEALKLMKLPRVLGTDAEGNEITVQNGRFGPYLKKGTDSRSIGSEEEIFTITLEQALEIYAQPKQRGGRQAAAPLAEFGTDPVSEKPIVVKDGRFGPYITDGITNITVPRSTAIEELTREQAIELLAEKREKGPAKKPAARKPAARKRAPAKK, encoded by the coding sequence GTGCCAGTTAAGGCGAGCGACAAGAAGACCGGCAAGAAGTTAGTCATTGTCGAGTCTCCCGCCAAGGGCAAGACCATTGCCGGCTATTTGGGCGAGGGCTTCGAGGTGACGGCCTCCATGGGCCACATCCGCGACCTCCCGCAGCCGTCGGACTTGCCGGCCGAGCTGAAGAAGACCGGCGTCGGCAAGTTCGCCGTCGACCTGGACAACGACTTCGAGCCGTATTACGTGGTCTCCGCCGACAAGAAGAAGAAGGTCGCCGAGCTCAAGGCCGCCCTCAAGGACGCCGACGAGCTCTACCTCGCAACTGACGGTGACCGCGAAGGCGAAGCCATTGCCTGGCACCTGCTGCAGGTGCTCAAGCCCAAGGTTCCGGTGCACCGCCTGACCTTCCCCGAAATCACCAAGGAAGCCATTCAGCGCGCCCTGCTGGAGATGCGCGACGTCGATGTCGCCATGGTTGACGCGCAGGAAACCCGCCGCATCCTGGACCGCCTGTACGGGTACGAGATTTCTCCGGTGCTCTGGCGCAAGGTGGCCCGCGGCCTGTCCGCCGGCCGCGTGCAGTCCGTGGCCACCCGTTTGGTGGTGGAGCGCGAACGCGAGCGCATGGCGTTCCGTCCCGCCTCCTACTGGGACCTGCTGGGCACCTTCGCCACCGATGCCGCCGAGTCCTTCAAGGCCAAGCTGGTCTCCGTGGACGGCGCACGCGTTGCCACCGGCAAGGACTTCAGCGACCTCGGCCAGCTCAAGGCCAAGTCCGTGGCCCACCTGGACGAAGCGGCAGCCACCTCGCTGGCCGCCAACCTGGCGTCGGCGTCGTTCTCCGTCCGCTCCGTGGACACCAAGCCGTACACCCGCCGTCCGGCCGCACCGTTCACCACCTCCACCCTGCAGCAGGAGGCCGGCCGCAAGCTGCGCTACTCCTCCAAGGTGACCATGCAGGTGGCGCAGCGGCTGTACGAAAACGGTTACATCACCTACATGCGTACCGATTCCCCGGCGCTGTCGGACCAGGCCATCAACGCCGCCCGCCGGCAGGCCTCTGAACTCTACGGCCCGGAATACGTGCCCGAGGCCCGCCGCGTCTACAAGGGCAAGTCCAAGAACGCGCAGGAAGCCCATGAGGCCATCCGCCCCGCCGGTGACTCGTTCCGCACCCCGGCGCAGGTCGCCTCCTCGCTGCGCGGCGACGAGTTCAAGCTCTACGAACTGATCTGGAAGCGCACCGTCGCCTCGCAGATGGCCGACGCCAAGGGCTCGACGGCGTCCGTCCGCCTGGGCGCCGTTGCTTCCGACGGCCGGGACGCCGAGTTCTCGGCCTCCGGCACCGTCATCACGTTCCGCGGCTTCATGGCCGCCTACGAGGAGGGCCGCGACGCCGCCCGCGACGACGACGCCGAAGGCACCGAGGGTGCCCGCCTGCCGGTTTTGAAGGCCGACGACGCGCTCACCGCAGCGGACCTCAACGCCGTCGGGCACGAGACCTCCCCGCCGCCGCGCTACACGGAAGCGTCGCTGGTGAAGGTGCTCGAAGAGCTCGGCATCGGCCGCCCGTCCACCTACGCCGCAACCATCTCCACCATCATGGACCGCGGCTATGTCACCAACCGCGGCCAGGCCCTGGTGCCCAGCTGGATCGCATTCTCCGTGGTGCGGCTGCTGGAGGAGCACTTCACCAACTACGTGGACTACGACTTCACGGCCGAACTCGAAGAGGACCTGGACCGCATTGCCCGCGGCGAGGCCGGCCGCGTGGAGTGGCTGAACCAGTTCTACTACGGTGACCGCGTGGACACCGGGCTGCACACGATCGTGAACGACCTGGGCGAAATCGACGCCAAGGCGATCAACTCGATCGAGATCGCGCCGGGCATCACCCTGCGCGTGGGCAAGTTCGGCCCGTACCTGGAACGCCCGCTGCCCGCCGACGCCCCGGAAGGCACCGAGCCCGAGCGCGCCAACGTTCCCGAGGACCTGGCCCCCGATGAGCTGACCGCCGAAAAGGCGATCGAGCTGATGGAAACCGCCGGACCGGAGGAACGCGTGCTCGGCGAGGATCCGGAAACCGGGCGCACCATCGTGGCCCGCAACGGCCGCTACGGCCCGTACGTCATCGAGCTGATCCCCGAGGTCACCGCCGAGGAGCTGGCGAACCAGCCGGTGGAGTACTACAAGAACGGCAAGCCCAAGCCGCCGAAGAAGCCGGTCAAGGCCAAGCCGCGCACCGGCTCGCTGTTCAAAACCATGAGCGTGGAAACCGTCACGCTCGAGGAAGCGCTGAAGCTGATGAAGCTCCCGCGCGTCCTGGGCACCGACGCCGAGGGCAACGAGATCACCGTGCAGAACGGCCGCTTCGGCCCGTACCTGAAGAAGGGCACTGACTCCCGTTCCATCGGTTCCGAAGAGGAAATCTTCACCATCACGCTGGAACAGGCGCTGGAAATCTACGCCCAGCCCAAGCAGCGCGGCGGCCGGCAGGCAGCGGCTCCGCTGGCGGAGTTCGGCACGGATCCGGTGTCGGAGAAGCCCATTGTGGTCAAGGACGGCCGCTTCGGTCCGTACATCACCGACGGCATCACCAACATCACGGTGCCCCGGTCCACGGCCATTGAAGAGCTGACCCGCGAGCAGGCCATCGAGCTGCTGGCGGAGAAGCGCGAAAAGGGTCCGGCCAAGAAGCCGGCCGCCCGCAAGCCGGCGGCCCGCAAGCGCGCACCGGCCAAGAAGTAG
- a CDS encoding methyltransferase has product MTDFAGVPDAPQSFNLPLLEALASDLAEARYTVDGVADFLGESAAAALGRDQLVPAVLRCREEAQRQDPAPVHAMILLWLAGEDLGRALLDRAFPRTRTEGLLALGLLEPSPADDGGAFRAAVDLRPYGISDAGPADSADADTTAEPDTDAPDAGPVADGGNLWVASDLGAHQRPGVLRHDHVLGIGQASLSLAQLTVRRPVDRALDLGTGCGIQAFHLLRHARHVTATDISPRALAFTRFNLLLNARALEVDPQQLHDRVSLRLGSLLEPVAGERFDLVVSNPPFVITPRGAGEDPEGRFTYRDGGLAGDEIVATLVRTLHRVLVPGGTAQMLGNWEIRASDFADIPAIETGAAGPAPWSARIEAWLPPDTDAWVIQREVLEPAEYAEMWLRDAAENRDRSEYLASYAAYLADFASREVAAVGFGSLFLRRRADPASAPLRRFEEITHALEQPVGPHLGAAVARFDWLAAHPSLANEHLEVADDVTEERHARPGAEHPGVILLRQGAGLRRTNLMSTELTGFVSACDGELSTGQIIGALAALLGRPDPDFARGLEAEVRNLVLDGFLVPAAP; this is encoded by the coding sequence GTGACTGATTTCGCCGGTGTTCCCGATGCGCCCCAGAGTTTCAACCTTCCGCTGCTCGAGGCTCTCGCCTCGGACCTGGCGGAGGCCCGCTACACAGTTGACGGGGTGGCGGACTTCCTGGGGGAGTCCGCCGCCGCCGCGCTCGGCCGTGACCAGCTGGTGCCGGCGGTCCTTCGCTGCCGGGAAGAGGCGCAACGACAGGATCCGGCGCCGGTGCACGCGATGATCCTGCTCTGGCTGGCCGGAGAGGACCTGGGCCGGGCGCTGCTGGACCGCGCTTTTCCCCGGACCCGGACCGAGGGGCTGCTGGCGCTGGGACTGCTGGAGCCCTCGCCGGCCGACGACGGCGGGGCCTTCCGCGCCGCCGTCGACCTGCGGCCGTACGGCATCAGCGACGCTGGCCCCGCCGACTCCGCGGACGCTGACACGACCGCCGAGCCCGACACTGATGCACCGGACGCCGGACCCGTCGCCGACGGCGGCAACCTTTGGGTGGCCAGTGACCTCGGCGCCCACCAGCGCCCGGGCGTGCTGCGCCACGACCACGTGCTGGGCATCGGGCAGGCTTCGCTCAGCCTGGCCCAGCTGACCGTCCGCCGGCCCGTGGACCGGGCGCTGGACCTGGGCACCGGCTGCGGCATCCAAGCGTTCCACCTGCTCCGACATGCCCGCCACGTCACGGCAACGGACATTTCGCCGCGCGCGCTCGCCTTCACCCGCTTCAACCTGCTGCTGAACGCCCGTGCCCTGGAGGTGGATCCGCAGCAGCTCCACGACCGGGTTTCCCTGCGGCTGGGCAGCCTGCTGGAACCGGTGGCCGGAGAGCGGTTTGACCTGGTGGTGTCCAACCCGCCGTTCGTCATCACCCCGCGGGGCGCCGGGGAGGATCCGGAGGGCCGCTTCACCTACCGTGACGGCGGCCTGGCCGGCGACGAAATCGTGGCAACGCTGGTGCGGACCCTGCACCGGGTGCTCGTTCCGGGCGGCACGGCGCAGATGCTGGGCAACTGGGAGATCCGGGCGAGTGATTTTGCCGACATCCCGGCAATCGAAACCGGCGCCGCCGGACCCGCTCCGTGGTCAGCTCGCATCGAGGCGTGGCTGCCGCCGGACACCGATGCCTGGGTAATCCAGCGCGAGGTGCTGGAACCGGCCGAATACGCCGAGATGTGGCTGCGGGACGCCGCCGAGAACCGGGACCGCAGCGAGTACCTGGCGTCCTATGCCGCGTATCTGGCGGATTTCGCCTCCCGGGAAGTGGCCGCCGTCGGCTTCGGCTCCCTCTTCCTGCGCCGCCGGGCCGACCCGGCCTCCGCGCCGCTGCGCCGGTTCGAGGAGATTACCCACGCCCTCGAACAGCCCGTGGGGCCGCACCTGGGCGCCGCCGTCGCGCGGTTTGACTGGCTGGCCGCGCACCCCTCGCTGGCAAATGAACACCTGGAAGTGGCCGACGACGTGACGGAGGAGCGCCACGCCCGTCCCGGCGCGGAGCACCCGGGAGTGATCCTGCTGCGCCAGGGTGCGGGCCTGCGCCGGACCAACCTGATGAGCACCGAGCTGACCGGGTTCGTTTCCGCCTGCGACGGCGAACTGTCGACGGGGCAGATCATCGGTGCCCTCGCGGCGCTGCTGGGGCGTCCGGACCCGGACTTTGCCCGCGGCCTGGAAGCCGAGGTCCGCAACCTGGTGCTGGACGGATTCTTGGTTCCCGCGGCTCCCTGA